ATTACTCCAATCCATACCTAAATCTCCCCTAAGGATTTTCTTCAAGACCATAATGTGGCTCATATAGTAGGAGTTAGGGTTGCATACGAACAGAGTCGAGTCAAACTTTGGTCTAATCGAGCCGAACCTTAACTTAGTTTTATTGAATTTAAACTCAAACTCGAGCTCAAGGAGCTGACAATTTTGAAACTggagctcgagctcaaaaaataaaaacaattattttattttttaaaaaataaataaaataatattttttcttaataaatattaaaatattaatgatatatatgtaattttactattaaaataaaaaaatatatatgtacttgatttgagctcgagttcgagctcgatttCGACTCGGCCAACTTGAGTTCAATATTGATCGAGCTTGagtcgagcttgactcgagcggCTCGTGAACAGTTCgattcgtttgcacccctagtaGGAGCTGAGCTACTTAGATGGAATCAAATCATGGCATCCTATGTTGAAAATTATGCAAATATAAGGGTAGTTGATTGTGATTTATCATTCCATGAAATCATACAGTAAGAATATTTCTGAAAGATGGAACGAATCTTCAAAATTGAATGCATGCTTTGGGAGAAGCAATTTTATGACTATGATGATGGAATTTCTTGAATTTAGAAATTGGAATTAGACTATTTGTTAGGCTAGTTTGTTAGTATAGTGGGTTTTGTTGAAATATGGAAGAAATCAATCggcaaaataatttttgttttattttttgataaaaagggtagtttaggatttttgagaaaaatataggCTTTTGGACCTATATTGTTATATAAATAGTAAAAGCAATGGATATAGGTGTAATTTAATAAACTTGAGAGGAGCTCTCTGCAATTGTCAGAATCTtaggggaggtttatgaaattatcccttttcgTATTCTTAAGTTTGAACTAATGTTTAATAGTATAAATGCACCATATGCTTGTGAGTTTGAATTTTCTTTCGAAATTTTGAGGAACTAATATTTGGAAAGTTTATTAATCAACTTTTTCTACCAAGGCACAATATTCTTCAACTCTAGAAATATTCGAATATAAATTATTACCTCATGAAATGTTTTATCAGGAGCTGATTAAGATGTAATTGGTCTATGTCCATAATACACTGGCTTCGGTAGGTGAGTGTGATGAGATCATCAATGATCTTACCACGTGATTTGAAGATTATAAGTATTATCTATAGTAAATCTGACAATTGTTAGGCCTCTTAAAACTAATGATTAGTCTAAGACCCTATTTGATAACTCAGTTcagcatttaaatttaatggattcaaatcttaatatattcaaaccgttgataacaaaaaattgaacatttgaataattaaatgacactgaattttttagacaaaatttgctcccaaaattaattgataaactattcacttatcactgaatgtgatatacactcaaatgtattatatttaatatttaagAATTCattaatttaatagattcagactttaaattttagatttcagatttcagttttatcaaacaacTCATTGGATGATCAAAAGATTTTGCTTTTACTTTGTTTTATGGGATAATAACATAAAactcccctaaggtttctcttaatatcatctaacacctctaaagttttaaaaaatattacttACATCCATTTTGTTATTTGTGTTACAAAATTATTGAAAAATCTAAACTGTCCTTTCGCTTGCTAAATAAAAATGCTCTTAAGCCACTTTGTTTATTCCAAGAAAGCCATCACCTAAAAAACAATTTGTAGTAGTACCACTGCATCACAATGCTACAGTccataaaatataaatttaaaaaacaaaaaagatattTACAAAGAAAAACATTAGCATAATTTAACTCTATATGCTCAAAATTAATTTCTTATAAACCATTGTTTATTCCAAGAAAATCATCACCTAAAAACAATCTATAGTAGTACTACCACATCACAATGCTACAgtccataaaaatataaatttgaaaagcaAAAAAGATATTTACAAAGAAATACATTAGTGTAATTTAACTCTATATGCTCAAAATTAATTTCTTATAAACCTTAGATTTTCTTCCAACTTATTGTCAATCCATGTCCAAGCCTTTAAATTATACTgatcattataaaaatcaattcaaaataATCAAAGAAATCATACCCCCACTCTATCACAATCACAAAAtttaaaagataaataaaattgAATTTACTATTacttataaataaaaaaatcatatagtcatccaaaaaaaaaagaataagaaagaatgttggagaaagaagaaatagaagaaagTGACTTGTgttaccttttttttaaaattttttgagctccatttatttgatatgtgaaTTACGTATTGAGAGTtaatctagtttttttttttttttttttgcaattattAGGGGACATAAGTGATATTTTCAAAACCTTTGGAGTGCCAAGTGATATTAGTAGAAATCTCAAGGAAGATTTTTGATATTATCCCTTGTCATGTTTGTTATACAATAAAATTTCTGCTCCAAAAAGCCATACAGGGCATTTGAAGCTATGCTGTTGCTGAGATGGTATAGTCCCTTGGCCACTCTCTCTGCACTCTTAATATCGGCCCTCCAATATCATAGAGTAATCAAATTATCACAAACCATTCACAttcaaaaaaaagaagttttgcGGATAAAGCAGTTCCTTGGCGCAACTATGCACCGCAACATCCTATCAGATGAAAGTACagttttccaaaatcaatcgTAGGGAATTTGGACTGTTATTCCTTCGAAACGAGGGATTTAATTACAAGTGTCCGTTGTTACAAATTTTCAGCTGTTCCCGAATTGGTGCAAATTCTACATCGAACTCAGAGTTATCCTGCAACTCCCATGTACCAATTGCGTAGTCCTATGCTATGAATTGTTGTATAGGCATAATAAGATATAACTCAGAATACAAACctttttttgaattattgatCAGTAGCTTAAATACAATTTGCCAACACTAGATATTTGCTGTCTGGTTATTTGGAGAATAGATCAGTATAAGGTccacatttatacttgaaaagaTAGGTAAAGAAGGCCTCTAACTAGAATGTGGAATAGCTACTGCAAATACAGGATTTTTTCTGTGGTTGGTGAGACCAGTGGCTTCAGACATGTACAAATCGTGTGGTTTAGCTCCATCAGTCCATGCAAAATCAAACTTGTATACCAATTTTGCCAATGCAAGCTCGTTGACAGCCACAACAAAGGTAGTACCAGGGCAACCCCTGCTTCCAGCTCCAAATGGAATCAACTCAGAGTTAAAACCTCGAAAATCGATCGTACTATTCAAGAACCTCTCTGGTTAAAATTCGGCAGGCTGATTCCAAGCAATGGATCTCGTAAAATTGCCCAAGCAATTACCATTACTGCTGCACCTGCTGGTATATCATACACCATTATCCTGACGTGTTTAGTTGATTCTCGACGAATGAAATAATGAGATTGGAGTATGAAGTCGTAAAGTCTCCTTGATCACTGCTTTCAAGTACTCCATTTTGTGTAAATCATCTTCAGTGATTTCCGATTTTCCTTCAGTTAATTGTCTTACCTCAGTTTGCAATTTCTCCAGGCCCCAGAAGTTCAGACATTGGCCACTCCATATTGAATCAGTCCTGCAGCAAACACGTCCTAATCATGgcatttgaaaaagaaaaaggaaatgctgttttattgaaaaaaaatgacattCAAAGTTGAAAAACTTATAGGATAAGAAGATAACCCTTATTAACGTCAAACACATCTTTTCTATTTCAAAGTTGACGTGGATTATATGATTGTTTATCTGAAAGTTGAATTGTATAccataacaaaacaaaactatagggtagCATAATAATTTATTCTATTTTTTGATACTCTGACATTGATTTTATCTCTCACTTACaattaaaaaaatctaaaaagtGTGTCAAATCATGTCTCTAGTTTAGGTGGGGTGCTTACCTTTTCCTTAGGTGTATAGACTTCAATTTTGAAGGTTCTTGATAATATCAAGGAAAGGTTTATTTCCTTAGCTAAGGGAAATGTTTATTTccctctccaatattaataatATCAAGGTCACTGTAAAGCTTAACTAATACGATTAAAATTAATGacaattatttgttaattagtGCAAAGCTTAACTTATACGATTGCTTAGTGCCTTAgttgtcttttgattttcttATTGAGCAATAAGAACGCAAACCAACCTGCTAGTGAAACATGAATTCACGAGTAACACTCTAATATTAAAGTGATAGACCATAAAAATAGTGAGTGTAGGCAACACTAATATCATCACCCAACCACATAGCTACCATCTCAATGTTACATATTTCAGGGAGAATTTCCAAGAGCTACATGCAGGCTAAATATAACAGGCAAGACAATTTACATAAGTTCTCAACTTGATCTTGTAAACCTTGCCCTAGGACATGCTAAACTTCTCTGTTCTCTGTGCCAGGAGAGAAACTAAGGAGAATATGGAGTGGCAACAACAAGTATAGGAAGTTTTCTATGCACATCGATGCCACCAGCTTCAGTCATGTCCATGTCCTCTAGTTTTCCTCCATCAAGCAAGGCAAAGGCAAATTTGCGCCGTAATTTTGCTAATGCAAGTTCATTGATAGCCATGGCAAAGGTCTTACTGGGGCATCCCCTTCAGCCGGCAACAAATGGGATCAACTCAAACTTTGAAAATCTAGACCAACATTCAGAAATCTCTCTGGCTGAAATTCCTCGGGCTTCTCCCAAAGCAAAGGGTCTCTTCCAATTGCCGCCCATGCGTTAACGATTAGTCGTGTTCGAATTGGTATGTCATACCCCATTACGTTGATGTCTCGAGTTGATTCTCGAGGAACTAGAAATGGAACTGGGAAATGAAGCCGCAGAGTTTCCTTAATTACTAGCTTTAAACACTGCATTTTGTCAAAATCATCCTCAGTTATCTCTGATTTTCCTTGGCCTATAGCTCTGACCTCATTTTGCAATTTCTCCATGACCTTGGGGTCTCTTAGAAGCTCTAACATCACCCATTCCATGACTGTATGAGTGGTATCAGTTCCAGCTGCAAACATGTCCTAATCATGCAAAATAGAAGCCAATTGTTAATAAGTTGATGTAAAGTGCAGTTTTATATATTATATGCCTTAAAGAGTGGTGATTTTTACCATGATCACGTGGGATCTTTAATCCAAagttggacttatatgtgaataattatgtattatAAACTATTAAATAAGGTTAAattcaattaaaataattaattatggTTTGGGTTTTAATAtatctaataggatgtaagcctttaatgtgtagaaaTTTAAGGGtaatttctatttctatgatgggctgaaatagaaatctaaaaaataacagaaaagttatctataaatagggttatgatCTCTAGATCACACGTGTTCTTATTTGTCGTATTTTTAGTCCCTCAAAATAACTCTTTTCTAATATCCCATCGTTAGAAAAGATTGGTGGCTGTCAaactacaaaaaataaaatttatatgaaGACCTACTCCCAAAATCGAGCGAatatagtggtgagtagggtcTCCTCAGGGAACTGGTAGATTTATCACACACAGAGAATTTGGGGGGTTTTAGAAAGGAAGATAAAGAACAAATTAAAGATGTAAGGTTACTGAATTTTCAACTGCAAGAAGTGCAGTAACTACAGAATACAATAAACAATTAATTGATACAACCTAGTTAAGGAGATAATTTCGGCACCGGCACACGCAATTGATCATAGATACCTGAATCAATTCACACGTTCGCAAATAAATTGGTTAAAGCAATTTAACAACTGCCAAACTACCAATCTCTTCTTAATTATATGGTGGTTCACAGATGCTCATAAACCACTCCCTTATAAAATAGACAACCCCAAAGACGCTTGTGGGATTTAATCTATTCACAACTTTAGGAATTAGAGAGACCCGATTCTAATTAACAAACACATGTGGGAGttcatttaaactagattaaCTATTCCGATGATCCAGATTAAATTACTTGCGAGGCAATGAAATTGTGCCGTTTGCCACTAATTTTAAGACGATCAAGTGATACGCTCCCCCGTCTTAATTGGCAGTATACTATTCAGACAATTGAATAATTGGCCACATTAATCCAATAGATCCAAACAATAATAGCCtattgaaacaaaaaataattaaatacccACGAACACAGAATTCAAAATAGCgcaaaataattaaaaagatCTCACAATTGTCTGTGCACCGAACTTTGAttattcctcaactagataaagGAGTTTAGCCTTGCCTCATGATGAAGACACAATCCAAAGCTTTAATGTAATTTTTGTTCATGAAAAAAGTAAAGCAACTCGAAATCCCAACTCACgttaggaagaaaagaaaaagatgacaAGTCCGTCTACTAGTCGGTTGCTTTTGCTCTTTTAAAGTAATTTCGCTGTCGCCGTCGCCgctctttccttatttttctccTTGAGTTGTTGCCAAAAGAGTCTCTGAAGATGTTTCCTAATCCTACGTAGCTTCAGAACGTATCTCCCAACAGTAGTGGCGGCTTCCAAGAATAAGTCTGCGGTCCGTCCTTTTCACACAACTCTGCGGTCTTTGACATAGGTACGCTTTGGAACGACTAGTCTTCTGGAATTTGGCCTCTTTTCATCACTTTTGACACCAATCATCTGCAACTAACACAAATACCAATTACGAGTAGAAACCCATTACTTTACATAATAAATGGCTAAAATTGAGATCAAATATCATCAAATAAAATACACAATTGTCTCactatcaaatccccccacactaagacaatgcttgtcctcaatggagtaaagaaaaatagaaataaaaaagaaaggaatggGAGCTTCCTTAAAGGCCAAACAAGTGCACGAAAGCATTATGGGGGAGGAGGGTGAGGCGATTGAAAGCTAATGTGGGCAAAGAAGGCTACCAAATTTTCTATCTAAATAGTAGAACGGACCTGCAAGGCTGCGAGGCAATCATCCAAACGCTCAACTCGGTCGCCCAACTCATGAATGGAATTCTGCAGAGTACAGAATTGGGTGTCCCAAGAGAATGGAGCAGTGGAGAAGGAAGGACCTTCCTGACCAGTCTCTGAGGTGGGCTCAATAAGAGGGACCCGGGGTTGGGGCACACTATCTCCTGGAGGTGTTATCTGATAGGCATCACCCACCTTGCGAATAACACCATTCGCTCCAAACTGTACAGGTCCAAAGGCTCAAGCTCGCGAGCCAAGGTGAGCTTGTGGTCCTTATCAAGGTCCAGCACACCCAAATGGACCGCCAAATGCATGATGAGCGAACCCATAATCAAGGGCTTATGGCGCTTGTGAAGGATGAACTGCAACTGAGAGGCCACCTAACAGCCAAAGTTGACCGGCACCTTATTACGCATACACCAGAGGAAATAGAGAAAATAGAATTCCGCTTTGGCGAGAGTGCCAGAGGAATCCTTCCATCCCGAGAAGTTATAGGCCAGAAACCTGTGAATGACTTTCAGCACTGGATTTTTGAGATACAAGGCCCTAGACTGACTCAGGTCGTAGAACTGAGTGTCTGTGGACCACTCCCTCCATATTTCGATATAGTTGCTCGCAAAGGGTTAAGTGAAGTCACAAGCGCTATTGATATAAGTCCCAGAGGTAAGGGTGTCCTCACTCACAAACCCCAAAATCAAGTTAAACTCATTAATGGAATGCTCTTGTGGGGTACCCCGCAGCCTATATTTGATCACCCCCGGTGTGTCTAAAGCTAGAAAATCAAACTTCTTAAATTGGAAGGTGGTGTAAAATTCATAACAAAGTTACTCATACGAAGGATAGTTAATATCCAGGTATTGATCCCACCAAATGGCAGAAAGCAACTGCTTTACTTCCCTAGCAATGTTCAACTAGTCGAGAGTCGGGGGATGGAAACACTTACATGGGGTGAATGGACGCACCACTAAGGAGCTCAATCATTCCTTCTGCTTCGGGGTGAGATCCTTTAGAGGTTTCTCCCACACCCCAGGAGACAAAGTACTCCTAGACAGTCCTAATTGGGACCTAGTGGGAGGTTGAATCGGGGCCCGCTTCTTCCGAGAGTTGGAACCTGATGCATCAGAAGGGGTGGCTTTTTTTGAAGCCATATAAGGGCAAAGATGTCTATTACACAAGCACAGAGCCGACAAGAAAACACCAAATAGAGAGAAGAGACCACAAATGACAACACCCACAGTCAACGAACAATTGATGGAGAAGAAACAAAGATACCCCACTAGCGTCACCAAGGCAAATAAAAGTGATAAAGGCAGACACGGAACGCTCCCGAAATATAGTCAACAATCAAATTCACCCAATCACAACCAACAAATATCCCCAACCCAATAAGAGGATGAAATTAAACAGGAGAAACTCTATTTTCGAGTCACTAGTTGGAAAAAAGAAGAGTAGATAAGGGTACCACTCTGCAAAGCCGCGGAGATCAGCTACAGCGAGCGGATTCCAGCGACGGTCGGGGCGGCAGTTGGAGATGGCAGCGGCGGATGTCCGTGGGTTGCGTGTAGGAAAGCGAGAGGCAGGGCGGCAAAAGGATGGCGGTGGCACGCTCAAAGATAATGGGTTGCGTTGTGGGTGAGGCGGTAGTGTGCGCGAGGAGGAAGTGAGCAGTGGCGGATGTTGGTAGTGGCGGAGGGCCGCAGTCGCGCTTGAGAGAGAGAATCAGGCAGTGACGGAGCGGCGATAGCATCGACATCAATCgcacaagaaagaaagagacgCGTACAGTGGCGGCGATGGCGATGGCGACGATGGTATGCTGCGAAAATGGGGGGAACCAGGGAAGACAAAAGGagaaaagacaagaaaagaaaagaaaaaaatagaaaaatagggTTTAGAGTGGGTCCAGTCACTTTTTACTTTTGTTGTCGCAATGATTGGAAGGCGCGGGCATGCTCTGGAAGCCGAAGTCATCTG
This portion of the Coffea eugenioides isolate CCC68of chromosome 11, Ceug_1.0, whole genome shotgun sequence genome encodes:
- the LOC113752273 gene encoding psoralen synthase-like, whose amino-acid sequence is MCIDFRKLNAVTRKDHFPLPFINEMLERLARSKVTVFSDHATLKYLLAKKESKPRLIRWILLLQEYDWEIKDRKRVDNSVADHLSRLIREEGRVPIFEIFLDEHLFQFRGEEPYYADIVNFLFGANGVIRKVGDAYQITPPGDSVPQPRVPLIEPTSETGQEGPSFSTAPFSWDTQFCTLQNSIHELGDRVERLDDCLAALQDMFAAGTDTTHTVMEWVMLELLRDPKVMEKLQNEVRAIGQGKSEITEDDFDKMQCLKLVIKETLRLHFPVPFLVPRESTRDINVMGYDIPIRTRLIVNAWAAIGRDPLLWEKPEEFQPERFLNVGLDFQTKLRRKFAFALLDGGKLEDMDMTEAGGIDVHRKLPILVVATPYSP